One Salvia splendens isolate huo1 chromosome 12, SspV2, whole genome shotgun sequence genomic window carries:
- the LOC121757950 gene encoding neurofilament medium polypeptide-like, translating to MDWSESHLCIKCDKGGNVLLCNENGCPLAVHEGCLGGPARLDDAGRFYCPYCVYKQAVAETRKAREFSRAKKKALLIFMDGSEKGMRENKTCEENGRNQSNLNNGSCEDGKSEKAMRENKTCEDNKRNQSDVNNGLCEDGKSKANNDGVIDQPREEEKVEEDSESSGGSEDEDRSLEKNWGNGDIAVGEKQIREEEREASVEEENAEEEEREASDEEENTQEKDFGTSLSSTNEDSTLTGRARATRAPKRIKLVDKESEAISVLQSKFSDKKKYASPTSTPAKKSARNSSSAMGTRKVVIKFSSARRLSNSEIQSKKSDASGRRKRSRLMWTEEEEEALREGVEEYQVGVNIPWKKILEESEKFDPTRTPADLKDKWRTQKFVQFGC from the exons ATGGATTGGTCGGAGAGTCACTTGTGCATAAAATGCGATAAAGGTGGGAATGTGCTGCTTTGCAATGAAAACGGCTGTCCTTTGGCTGTTCATGAAGGGTGTTTGGGCGGTCCGGCTAGGTTAGATGATGCCGGGCGCTTCTATTGCCCCTATTGTGTGTACAAGCAAGCTGTTGCAGAGACGCGCAAAGCTAGAGAATTTTCTCGGGCGAAAAAGAAGGCTTTGTTGATCTTTATGGATGGCAGTGAAAAGGGTATGCGAGAAAATAAGACGTGTGAAGAGAATGGGCGAAATCAGTCGAATCTGAATAATGGATCATGTGAGGatggtaaaagtgaaaaggCTATGCGAGAAAATAAGACGTGTGAAGACAATAAGCGAAATCAGTCGGATGTGAATAATGGATTATGTGAGGATGGTAAAAGTAAGGCTAACAATGACGGGGTTATTGATCAACCTCGTGAAGAGGAAAAGGTCGAAGAAGATTCTGAATCTTCTGGTGGCTCTGAAGATGAGGATCGTTCGCTTGAGAAGAATTGGGGAAATGGCGATATAGCTGTGGGAGAGAAACAGATTCGGGAAGAGGAACGTGAAGCTTCTGTGGAAGAGGAAAATGCTGAGGAAGAGGAACGGGAAGCttctgatgaagaagaaaatacTCAGGAGAAGGATTTTGGAACTTCGTTATCTTCCACCAATGAAGACTCCACACTCACTGGGCGAGCAAGAGCTACGAGAGCACCAAAAAGGATCAAGCTTGTGGACAAAGAGTCCGAAGCTATTTCAGTTCTGCAAAGTAAATTTAGCGATAAGAAGAAGTACGCATCTCCAACTTCGACTCCTGCCAAGAAATCTGCTAGGAATTCATCTTCGGCTATGGGAACGAGAAAAGTAGTTATAAAATTTAGTTCTGCTAGGAGGTTGAGCAACTCTGAAATACAATCCAAAAAATC CGACGCATCTGGCAGAAGGAAACGTAGTAGACTGATGTGGacggaggaagaagaagaagcactCAGG GAAGGAGTGGAAGAATATCAGGTTGGAGTGAACATCCCTTGGAAGAAAATCTTGGAAGAGAGCGAAAAGTTCGACCCGACTCGGACCCCGGCTGATCTTAAGGATAAATGGAGGACTCAGAAGTTTGTGCAGTTTGGCTGCTAG